The DNA segment AGCTGACCAGACCGCAGTGGTCGCGAATCGTAGCGGCGACGGGCAAAGTGCTGCAGTTAGCGATACATCACGAAGGCAGCACGCTGAGCGACGGTACGTATCGCAACGCGCTCAACAACGCCGGCGGCTATCAAAACTATCACCGCGTCTACGACCGAGCCGGAAAACCGTGCCTGCGTTGCGGCGATGCCGAGATCCGGCGGATCGTCCAGGCCCAACGCAGCACGTTCTTTTGCCCGAATTGCCAGCAAAAAAGCGGGCTGCATCCGTCGGTTAGTGCCGAAATCGACTAACGCCACCCCACCAAAACCCGCTAAATAGAGAAACTCGCTGGCGTCTGTGACTCGGCGTTAATGGATTGGCCCGATGGGCTAGAATGGGGACAGACGATCAATCATTCCAAAAGCGACTCTATGAAAAACTCAATCAACCGCCGCGACTGGCTCCGCGCTGCAAGCTTGCTGACCGCGGCCGGTGGCGTAGGCTTTGGCGGTTCCACCAGTTCCGTAAGAGCGGCTGAAACCGACCGACGTGGCAACTGGAACGACTCGATCGCTAAAGGTCTCGACTGGCTGGCCCGAACTCAGTCTTCGCGTGGCCAATGGAACACCCAGGTCTACCCCACTGCGATGGCGGCACTCGCTGGCACCGCGATGATCGCTAGCGGCAGCACCACCACTCAAGGACCGTACGCTAAGGAACTCTCGCGAGCCTCCGACTACTTGATCAGCAAATCTCGCGACAACGGTCTGATCGGCGACCCGCAAACTGATTCGCGTTACACCTACGGCCACGGTTTTTCGATGCTGTTCCTGTCGCAAATTTTGGGCGAAGAAGGACTGATCGATCGCCGCGAAGAATTGGTGCAAGTCTTAACCAAAGCGGTCGAGTTTAGCGGCAACGCGCAAACGGCGGCCGGCGGCTGGGGATATGTTTCAGCTCGCGAGGGCAACGATTTCGATGAAGGCTCGACCACGATCACTCAAGTCCAAGGCCTTCGTGGTTGTCGGAACGCGGGCATTCCCGTCAGCGGCAAGATCATCGATTCGGCCAAGGACTACATTTACGGATGCAAGAACCCCGACGGTGGCATCAGTTACAGCAGCCGGCAAAAAGGCAGCAGCCGCCCGGCGATCACAGCCGCGGCCCTGGCGGCTCTTTACAACGCCGGCGATTACGATAGCCAACACGTTCCCGAAATGCTGACGTACACCAAAGAACAATTGCACGACATCAGCGACGGGACTCGTGCGTTTGGCCACTGGCACTACACGTACTTGTACTACAGCCAAGTCGTTTACCGCCAAGGTGACGAATTGTGGAAACCGTTTCGCGACCGACTGTACGATCGCATTGTTAGCGAGCAACG comes from the Rubripirellula reticaptiva genome and includes:
- a CDS encoding prenyltransferase/squalene oxidase repeat-containing protein, translating into MKNSINRRDWLRAASLLTAAGGVGFGGSTSSVRAAETDRRGNWNDSIAKGLDWLARTQSSRGQWNTQVYPTAMAALAGTAMIASGSTTTQGPYAKELSRASDYLISKSRDNGLIGDPQTDSRYTYGHGFSMLFLSQILGEEGLIDRREELVQVLTKAVEFSGNAQTAAGGWGYVSAREGNDFDEGSTTITQVQGLRGCRNAGIPVSGKIIDSAKDYIYGCKNPDGGISYSSRQKGSSRPAITAAALAALYNAGDYDSQHVPEMLTYTKEQLHDISDGTRAFGHWHYTYLYYSQVVYRQGDELWKPFRDRLYDRIVSEQRPDGFWEGQIHPVYVTACNLIMMQLDRGYLPIYQR